The Telopea speciosissima isolate NSW1024214 ecotype Mountain lineage chromosome 11, Tspe_v1, whole genome shotgun sequence genome includes the window ggctttgaatagagctgattggagaaaaaggatccatgtagctgactccatttagttggaataaggctgagttgagttgagttttgTCTAGGTACAAATTAACACAATTTCTGGGAAATTGACCAACTAAACAGGCCACCCCATGAAAAAAATGCAACTTTTCTTCATTTAACTATCGCTTCCACTACACTTCATGAAATGTGGGGACCACCATCCCTAGCAACTAATTGTAGCCTTAATGCTTCAGATTGAAGCATTTTATGGTGGTATAGTATTTGAATGTTAAAGAAAAGTACTTCTAGTAACATTAACATGTGAcatattctgtttttttttctgttatatttttctttaaggGCTATTTTATTTATAGCTGAAGTTCTCTGTAGGTCATGCTTACTGGAAACCAGCAACCTCTACGCACTGAGATCACTGAGGCTGCAATGGAGTTAGGACCAGAAGTAAGTGAATATTGTTATGTTAGGCTGGTTATTAATTTCTCTCTCAACATTTACAGAAGTAATAGTTGTTCTGCCTTTGCTGAGGTTTCTTCTTATGTGCATTTGTTTTTGGTTATTAGCAATTCCAAATTTTTTCTCTGTGACCATTGGATTATCGTAACTCTATAAGCAGTTAGACTCTCCAGAAATCCATGGTGCAATCCACtttgaaaaaataccataaccAACCCTTTCATGTATGAAGTGATGACAAGTGTACTTCGAAAGTAAACGAGTGTTTAACACACTTGGTAGCCTGTGGTGCGAAAAATCCCATTGCTACCAgtaggtcttgggttcaagcccaCTGGTTCACACCTTCCCTCCCCCTTAGATTAGAATAGAGTAGGACCTGCCAAAAAAAAGTGTACTTTGAAAGGTAGGGTGACacaaaaagattgaaaaagatTCAAAGTAGTACTGTCTTTTCACATCTTCACCCGTGTGTTCTTTTTAGAGTTGGAAGGATGAAATTTTCAGCGTCAGGCATGTGCAACTGTACAACTTAATACACTTGCTGCTTGATCGTGTCCATGGTTTAGATTTTGGGTGAGGAAATGTTCATTGGGGCTTAAATATGGTTTGATACTATGGATTCTTCTTCATTCCTTTTGTTCACACATGGAGAGACTAATGGAATAGCTCTAGATAACATAGATTCGGCTTAGAGccatttctttaattttgatgttaGGACTCATTCACAAGATTCTGTTAGTTGCGTGAAACTTCATCTGAAATACTGGAATAATGAACTAATATACAATGCAAGTTAGTTGTATTCTAGTCCTTATGAAAATGGATGGTTTTACGATTTGACCTAAAAGGTTGACATTAAGTTATGATATTCATAGAGACGTAGAGTGTAGATCACAGAACATGGAACTTGGGTACTAAGGtttttttcatttatgaaaTTCCTTTCTGATCAATATTCTTTGTCTTTAACTAATATAAAGTATGAAGTAGtgagaaggaaaataaaaatacataaaGACCTGATATTTTTAACTATTCAGAATACTTTGGACGAAACTTATTTTTCTTAGAAAAATAATGATTTCTGTTAGATTTCGGCCAATATTTCAAAATCTAGGGAATATTTTTTGGGAACTAAAGTTCCAAAATATCTGTCCCTTTACCACCTATGATTCAGTCCACAGTTCCCTCATCATTCTAAGCTCCATCTTCATGCTTTTTTTCTCAGCCAAGGTCCATTACCTCAGCAACTATCTTGAATGTACTCCAAAATCTGGCACATGCCTCTTGAAATTTGGTGACTGGTTGGTCAGCTAGTTTCAGATTCTCACGTTCTTTTTTTGTAACTGGATGCATGCCACGGAAAAAGGTCATTCTTGCTGATTAAAGTTGTGACGGAAATCTTTTTCTTcctaaataaaaacaaactagCATCGTGCATGTATATTACTCTGTTAATTTTGCCTTAACCTGtacatttttttcctttgaatGAGTTGGTTTAAACTTACTTACTTCCCATTTATAAAGCTTAAAACTGTGCTTGGGGATCaaacaattttaattcaaagGTAACATGCATCATATTGTTTATGCCGAAGCTTTCTCTATTAGTTACAGAGGCATACAAGGACGCACACCAGAAGGGTGTTCAGGTGAGGAACCATCTGCTCAggatgatctctctctctctctctctctctctatctatctatctaccTGACTAATATGGACCTTGTTTATTTTTAGTCTATGAAGGAGAGGATGGGTAACCTTGCACAGAGTTTAGGGATGCCTCAAGGCCTCAGTGATGGATTAAATTGACAAGACTATTCATGGTGCTGGTGATATGCAAGCTTCAATTTTGTATAGTACTTGAGCTGAGGTGGACATTTACAATGTGACCATGCCATCAGAATCTGATCAAATTTACTCATGGTTTACTGGATGGTGGAAGATTCAGATCCTATACTGTCTTTGTTGATGAAACAACCAAGGTTAATCTATTTGCTGAGCAGTCTATCGATAATACCCAGCTTACATGATAGACTTCCATTGTTCTCGGCATAACATACAGCTATAGAGAGAGGACCACAGGATTAAGATATTGGCTTGACCAATTATAGGACCACATTTGCCTAAGGTAGCCTCAACATTATCACCGACGATGATATTTAAAGGGAGCCAGTGGCTTCCTGTTTGACTGTTATTTAGGTGTCTCTAGATCTATAATTTCTAAACTCGTGTAAGTTCTTTCTATTGAAAAAAGGTTGAAGTTtactccacccacggtgaacgGGATCCCCATTCACCGTAGGGCGGGAAAGGGTGGGAAAgggtatcaggagggtattttggaaaataccaaaaccctaggaagggtttgtgatccctaggatggtgggtgaaacATCCtctgtgggtggagggaaacttagtcctagCATTACTACTGATGAAAAATAAGTTCAAGAGAACATTGGTGCTAGAGAAACTAAGTTCGCAGGTTTTGATGATCTCAAGGGGGAACAGTTGGAACTTCATTAAAAACTTGAAATGTATAAACAAGACtgatgtaaaatatatatttatatttttttggatacaTTTTACAGCTGAAAGCTTATTATACTTGAAGAATGGATGGCAATGTTTTCAAACATGTGAAACTTAAAAACGTAGCttaaatgaaataaacaaaaCCTAAATCTAGCAGCACAGTGCCCATGATTGTAGGGATTTTGTGCTGAATGATCAATAACAGCTCAAACAAATTCAACTGCCTCCAAGATAAATGATTACTTTGTAGATGTGTTGTTATTCCTCTTTTGGTAGGTGTATTAAGATTTGGGTAATTCTTCTCCAGCCAAGAAAGAGCGGAAAAGGGTAAATCCCCGCTTGGGCTGGAAGAGTGGAACTTCATGACCAGCTCCTCTTACTGTGGCAAAGGTTAGACCTTCATAGACCTCAGTCCATCCTCCAACCTATATAGGGAACAGGGAACAAACATAATTTATTAGCAGAAAATTCTCCTTATGGCCCCAACAAAATTGGAATTGCAATTACTGATGGTGTGTTAGATGAGATCTGATCCTCTACTGCGGAGCTGctcggcaggaccgtgctgcttagacacagcaaggcaagtaatgaccgtcttacccccactcgggcaaggcgcttgggcagggCAAGGCAGTCAATTCCTGCCTTGCTGGGTCTACgcagcacggtcctgctgggcagctcggcagtagaggatccaaatagGTGTTACATTGTACCTGGCCACCTGAATTCCATGGATACCACCTAGTCTTCACAGTGAGATTGAGATGGTTGAGGGAGAATCTAGTTGCAGTGACTGGAACCACTGAATCTGTGTCTCCACTGCACCAATATTTTATCATCAAATGAGTGAGAAaaaatcaagattttttttgtgggcTTGGGGTGGGGGGTGTTGTTACTTCTTGTTGACTTGTTGACTTGTTGACTTGTTGAGACATGAGTGGTTTACCTAATGAAGAGACGTTTGGAAGCATTTTCTTCCAGGTCCTAATATGGAcacttttgggggggggggggggggaactcaCTTTATGTCATAACCTTGACCATGAATTAATCAAAGATTGAAAACCTATAGTGACACCATCGCATCAGTTCTTCCTTCAATGGATGAAATGATTGATTGATTCACTGATTGATAACTGTGAAACCCCACCTGATGTAATGACTGATGAGATATGTTGTACAGTGATAACCTAAGATTTAGTGTCTTACAATCTAATCTCTGTCCCAATGCAGTCCATTTCTTGTTTTGAGAAGCAAAATTAATACAGACAACTTGGTCCAACTACCATCACCTTCTACGGATCAAAAGGATAAATTCATGATTGAAAACTGTAAAAAAAACCAACTGATGTGATCACCTAAGATTTTAATGTTTAGAATTTACTCTTTaagttcagagagagagagagagagaggctagAGGATTTGATGAGTGAGTTACCTGAAAACCCAGATTCTTAGACCTGCTGCAATCAATTCCCTGTAAGTGGGCAACATCGAAAACTGGCTGTCTGTCCAATTCTTGATCAGAACATCACTGGCAACCACAAACTATTTATATTCAAAACCACTACCACAATATATAAGAACTTCAATAGAATAGAAAGACCATGCATGAAATTTTCATTGTGAAAAAGAGACCTGCAAGCTGTCCACTTATAAGGAATGCCTGTAGAATTGGCATGCATAGCTCTTTGAACTTCAGGTCTGTTATAGTATTTCTCTGCGTAATTCTCCGTACATGGATCGTATCCATATCTACGGCGATGCAGGAGTGTGTTCTTGAGCCTAACCGATTGTGTCTCATTATTAGATACAACTGTACATGTTGGTGTATAGATACTGTATTGATCGATATTTCCAAACTCTTGGTTGATGGCATAATTGATAGCATCATTGCACGATGAAGAATAATTCGGCAATGTGAAGTTGCATAAGGAGAGGATCGAATGATAGGTCCTATCTGATATCATGGAGTGGCTCCACCAGAATGTCACTGTTCCAATATTGTCATGGTAGTTATCTGTTACAGCATTCCCCACCTGTATATTTTCAGTTAAAATTCTTAATTCCAATATGTTCTTCATGTACCCAATTGGGTATTCAGGTGTTCAACACCAAAAAATTTTATCCTGCCATGAATTTGGATGAGTTTGAACAGATTTGTAGTTTAAGCTCaacaatcaaaataatagagtAACAGAGTTGACTCAGTGACTCTGAACTTTGATGCTACTAGTTATAATAAGGTCTTATTGAAGCTGTTTGAAGCATTTAAACTTACAATGAATCCTTTAAGGTTGATGAAGGGCTTGGAAGAAGCTTTATTGTAATCGTGGATTTTCTTCGCTAATTGGGGGACATAATGTCCTACAAAAACACATTTAGATCATTGGTTATAGCTCTCAATATTGCTTAAATTGAGTGGTTAAAGACTTAAGGgtgacaattttttttatacaattaTTTTTGGTCTATTAAAACAGTGTTATGCAATTCACTTACTGTTATTTACCTGCATAGCTTTCCCCAGAAATATAGAAGTCTCTATATTTGTACTGTGGAAACCTTGATATCCATCTTATCATAAAAATCAAAGCATCCTGAGCTGCAATGTGGAATCATTAATAATTACATGTTAGATGTtaataatactaataatgaCAACAAGAACAACAGCAACAAGTTGCAGAGCTATCGATCACGCGATTACCAGTGCGTTCATCCCCAGAGTCCAATAAATCTGAACTTGTATTTGTATATGAGAAACCCACACCGGCAGGTGATTCAAGAAAGAGAATGTTTGCCTCTGAAAcaaaaggatatatatataggagaatGAAAGCAAACATTAGTAGAGAGTTTGGGATATATAATCATAAAACATATAAGGAGGATGTGAATTCACATTCTCTCCTAGTGTTAGAAAAAAGATAGAGCAGTGGTTTTGATTCCAAAAGTGGATTGGACTAACTGACTGAACCGGAGCAGCACCCTGCGGTCTGATCGCCGggtaaaaaaataaaccaaagcTGGAGAAGAAACCCATTCCAGTGTTCATGAAAACCATTGAAAAGCTGGAAaaccttcccttcctttcccatttttttttactttaccCTCTCCCCCTAGGGGCTTTGCCCATGATTCAACCAGAACCTACCTTCTGTGGTTCAATTTGATGCATTATACACAATTATATTTACTGATTCATTGCCTTTAGTTGCACTCAGTATGTAGAAAAAAATTGATTCattgaatgaatttttttttaattgggtgCAGATTGTTTTGTTAGTGCAAAACATATTTATAATAGTCTTACAGTTGTGAACTAAATATGATGGAGATTAATATGTAATTCTTATACCTTTGTTCCATGAATATTTGTTGAGGTAAAGAGATGAACCGGTTTTATTGATCCTGAATGGCCCGATTTCTTCTGATGCCCCGTATGCTATCGATGAACAACCGGGACCTGCAATTTCCAGTTTTTATCCCATAAACAACATTTATATTCTAAGGAATGAATTGAACTTGTTAAACTTAAGATGGAGAAAAGTTTCAAATACAAGAAGATGAAATAGAAGAATATACCACGAGATATATAGAGAGCCAAATTCTAATAACTCTTCTACATAAAGTTAAGgtaaaaagaactctgtccgagagtgtggccaacgcctgcactcccatgagtctatctttctcccctatatgaaaagacaactTTGCTCTCttattttgagaaggagagagataaacacatgggagtgctgccGTAGTAGACCATACTCCctgacaaaaaactacttcccataagGTAATATTTATTTGTCAAAAACTCCATACTATGTAAGGCATGGGAATGGGAATATGATCACCTTTCTTGGATGAGGGTTGGCTTGTCACTTATGGTATTTGAAAACCCACAACTAGTAAGATATTGTCCAAGTTACATTGTAAATGTAGTGAACCTCTTgtatattttttaaatcaagTCGATTATGATTAATGAGAACGTCTCAATGACACTTTCATAAGTGtgtttagaacttgacatcttcatttaattgaattttgttttattctcaaaagcatttaatttagttttttcaACAAAACTAAATTTGTCATTTCACATTGGAATTGCATTAAATGTTTCATTAAATAATTAACTTTAaacttttttaaaattatttatctTAACCCCTACATTAAGTATACTGGATTCaataacttttaagaataaaataacaaataaaaaataaagttacaaatATATTGACACCTTAGGGGtattaataagaaaataccATGATTAATTTTCCAATAATTTACAAGAGTTGATTATAGGTAATACCTTCCCCATTGTCATCCCTAAAGCAGCCATTAAAGCATATGTACCGATCCACCAATACAGAAGTGGCTAGGA containing:
- the LOC122644560 gene encoding serine carboxypeptidase 24-like, yielding MILLMMMICLVGISSSSSSSGGATQDQQVVDQISALPGQPPVTFSQFSGYITVNKTHGRALFYWFIEATTHSEKKPLVLWLNGGPGCSSIAYGASEEIGPFRINKTGSSLYLNKYSWNKEANILFLESPAGVGFSYTNTSSDLLDSGDERTAQDALIFMIRWISRFPQYKYRDFYISGESYAGHYVPQLAKKIHDYNKASSKPFINLKGFIVGNAVTDNYHDNIGTVTFWWSHSMISDRTYHSILSLCNFTLPNYSSSCNDAINYAINQEFGNIDQYSIYTPTCTVVSNNETQSVRLKNTLLHRRRYGYDPCTENYAEKYYNRPEVQRAMHANSTGIPYKWTACSDVLIKNWTDSQFSMLPTYRELIAAGLRIWVFSGDTDSVVPVTATRFSLNHLNLTVKTRWYPWNSGGQVGGWTEVYEGLTFATVRGAGHEVPLFQPKRGFTLFRSFLAGEELPKS